One Clostridium novyi NT genomic window carries:
- a CDS encoding protein arginine kinase, producing MENWINVNNASEDIVLSSRIRLARNLKGIPFPNKLTVDSAKDVVEKVENAIFTIPDLKDNLKSNHLWENDNETNKMYLEKHLISRGLIKHAKGSAFLIDNDETISIMINEEDHLRLQTITSGLNFKEVFKSINELDDLLEENLEYAFHEKLGYITACPTNLGTGLRASAMVHLPALTANKDIVKILNGITQLGMTIRGLYGEGSKAYGNLYQISNQITLGRAEEQIITSLEGIVKQIIQQERLARERMKTKYKYEVEDKIFRSLGVLKSARILTAREVLNLLSNVRLGVEEGIISNIDKSILNNLLINTQSASIKKSSQKKLTDIEEKIERAKIVKEGLKGIEL from the coding sequence ATGGAGAATTGGATAAATGTAAATAATGCAAGTGAAGATATTGTACTTAGTAGTAGGATTAGACTAGCGAGAAATCTAAAGGGAATACCTTTTCCAAATAAATTAACTGTGGATTCTGCAAAAGACGTTGTGGAGAAGGTTGAAAATGCTATTTTTACAATACCTGATTTGAAAGATAATTTAAAAAGTAATCATTTATGGGAAAATGATAATGAAACTAATAAGATGTATCTTGAAAAACATCTTATTAGTAGGGGACTTATAAAACATGCTAAAGGTTCTGCATTTTTAATAGACAATGATGAAACTATTAGCATTATGATAAATGAGGAAGACCATTTAAGATTACAGACAATAACATCAGGCTTAAATTTTAAAGAGGTTTTTAAATCTATAAATGAGCTTGATGATCTACTTGAAGAAAATTTAGAGTATGCTTTTCATGAAAAACTTGGGTATATTACAGCATGTCCAACTAATCTTGGAACAGGGCTTCGTGCATCAGCTATGGTTCATCTTCCTGCTCTTACTGCCAATAAGGATATAGTAAAGATCTTAAATGGAATAACTCAACTTGGTATGACTATAAGAGGGTTATATGGAGAAGGGTCAAAAGCTTATGGTAACTTATATCAAATATCTAATCAAATTACTTTAGGACGTGCGGAAGAACAGATCATTACTAGTTTAGAGGGCATAGTAAAGCAAATTATACAGCAAGAAAGATTAGCAAGAGAAAGAATGAAAACTAAATATAAATATGAGGTTGAAGATAAGATATTTAGATCATTAGGAGTTTTAAAGTCTGCAAGAATATTAACAGCTAGAGAGGTTTTAAACCTACTTTCAAATGTGAGACTTGGAGTTGAAGAAGGAATAATAAGCAATATTGATAAAAGTATATTAAATAATCTTTTAATAAATACTCAATCTGCAAGTATTAAAAAGTCATCACAAAAGAAATTAACTGATATAGAAGAAAAAATTGAAAGAGCAAAAATAGTTAAAGAAGGATTAAAGGGTATAGAACTTTAA
- a CDS encoding ATP-dependent Clp protease ATP-binding subunit produces the protein MIFGRFTERAQNILYYAKQAAQEFRHGYIGTEHILLGLLKEDKGMSKNLLNDMNVNEENVKNLIAQYESFGEFELNQKEIPLTPRTKRLLELSLLEARDKGHNYITPEHMLLALIKKEDGLAYTILNDLGVNFEKLEAQLENDPNLKQGKQVSGESNERVSHNTPTLDKHGRDLTKMAEEGKLDPVIGRGAETERVLEILCRRIKNNPCLIGDPGVGKTAIAEGLAQKIVQGNIPEILKNKRVIALDISSMVAGSKYRGEFEERVKKIMDEIYKDKNVILFIDEIHTIVGAGGAEGAIDASNILKPALARGEIQCIGATTIDEYRKYIEKDSALERRFQPVNVGEPTKEESIEILKGLRDKYEAHHGVKITDDAIVAAVELSDRYITDRFLPDKAIDLIDEAGAKVRIKNLTAPPSLKDMEAELEKVVKEKEDAVIVQDFEKAASLRDKEKNLKQQLKDFTDNWKKQSHMVTEIVSEDQIAEVVSTWSNVPVEKLTEKEADRLLKLEETLHKRVIGQNEAVKSIARAVRRARVGLKDSKRPIGSFIFLGPTGVGKTELSKALAEAMFGDENNMIRIDMSEYMEKHAVSRLVGSPPGYVGHDEGGQLTEQVRRHPYSVILFDEIEKAHPEVFNILLQILEDGRLTDSKGKTVDFKNTIIILTSNVGASRINKQNTLGFSRSEDEAEDEYEKMKDNVMEELKNSFRPEFLNRIDDIIVFHSLDEENLKEIVKLMLDEVSNRLKDKDIYIDFDDETEKLLVKKGIDVTYGARPLRRTITRIIEDKLSEEILKGVIKKGDKVYTTVENNELIFKKIN, from the coding sequence ATGATATTTGGAAGATTTACAGAAAGAGCGCAGAATATTCTTTACTATGCAAAGCAAGCAGCACAAGAATTTAGGCATGGATATATTGGAACTGAACATATATTGCTTGGACTTTTAAAAGAAGATAAGGGAATGTCCAAAAATCTTTTAAATGATATGAATGTAAATGAAGAAAATGTTAAGAATTTAATTGCCCAATATGAATCTTTTGGAGAATTTGAATTAAATCAAAAAGAGATACCGCTAACTCCAAGAACAAAAAGATTATTGGAGCTTAGTTTACTTGAGGCAAGGGATAAAGGACATAATTATATTACTCCTGAACATATGCTTTTAGCTTTAATAAAAAAGGAAGACGGACTTGCTTATACTATACTAAATGATTTAGGAGTTAACTTTGAAAAACTTGAAGCCCAACTAGAAAATGATCCTAATTTGAAACAAGGAAAACAAGTTTCAGGAGAAAGTAATGAAAGAGTGTCTCATAATACACCTACTTTAGATAAGCATGGTCGTGATTTAACTAAGATGGCTGAGGAAGGAAAACTAGATCCTGTAATAGGTAGAGGTGCTGAAACGGAAAGAGTCCTTGAGATTTTATGTAGAAGAATTAAAAATAATCCTTGCTTAATAGGAGATCCTGGAGTTGGAAAAACTGCTATTGCTGAAGGACTTGCACAAAAGATAGTGCAAGGTAATATACCAGAAATACTCAAAAATAAAAGAGTTATAGCACTAGACATATCATCTATGGTAGCTGGTTCTAAGTATAGAGGTGAATTTGAAGAAAGAGTTAAGAAAATAATGGATGAAATATACAAAGACAAAAATGTAATTTTATTTATTGATGAAATTCACACTATAGTAGGAGCTGGTGGAGCTGAAGGGGCCATTGATGCTTCTAATATATTAAAACCTGCACTTGCAAGAGGTGAAATTCAATGCATAGGAGCTACAACTATAGATGAATATAGAAAATATATAGAAAAGGATTCTGCACTGGAGAGAAGATTTCAACCAGTTAATGTAGGAGAGCCTACAAAGGAAGAATCTATAGAAATATTAAAGGGACTTAGAGATAAGTATGAAGCTCATCATGGAGTTAAAATAACAGATGATGCAATAGTTGCAGCAGTTGAACTTTCAGATAGGTATATAACAGATAGATTTCTACCAGATAAAGCTATAGATTTAATAGATGAAGCTGGTGCGAAGGTTAGAATAAAAAATCTAACAGCCCCACCAAGTTTAAAAGACATGGAAGCAGAACTTGAGAAGGTTGTTAAGGAAAAAGAAGATGCTGTTATAGTTCAAGATTTTGAGAAAGCTGCATCTTTGAGAGATAAGGAGAAAAACTTAAAGCAACAGTTAAAAGATTTTACTGACAACTGGAAAAAACAAAGCCACATGGTAACTGAAATTGTGTCTGAAGATCAAATAGCTGAGGTAGTATCTACTTGGAGCAATGTGCCAGTTGAAAAATTGACAGAAAAAGAAGCAGATAGATTATTAAAATTAGAAGAAACTCTTCACAAAAGGGTAATTGGTCAAAATGAAGCAGTTAAATCCATAGCAAGAGCTGTAAGACGTGCGAGAGTTGGACTTAAAGATTCTAAAAGACCAATAGGTTCATTTATATTTTTAGGACCTACTGGAGTTGGAAAGACAGAGCTATCAAAGGCACTTGCAGAAGCTATGTTTGGTGATGAAAATAATATGATAAGAATTGATATGTCAGAATACATGGAGAAACATGCAGTTTCAAGACTTGTTGGTTCTCCTCCAGGATATGTAGGACATGATGAGGGTGGACAATTAACAGAACAAGTAAGACGTCATCCTTATTCAGTAATTTTATTTGATGAAATTGAAAAAGCTCATCCAGAGGTATTTAACATACTACTTCAAATTTTAGAAGATGGAAGACTTACTGATTCAAAAGGAAAGACTGTTGATTTTAAAAATACAATAATAATATTAACTTCAAATGTAGGTGCTTCAAGAATAAATAAGCAAAATACTTTAGGATTTTCAAGAAGTGAAGATGAAGCGGAAGATGAATATGAAAAGATGAAAGATAATGTAATGGAAGAATTAAAAAATAGTTTTAGACCAGAATTTTTAAATAGAATTGACGATATTATTGTATTCCATTCATTAGATGAAGAAAACTTAAAGGAAATAGTTAAACTTATGCTAGATGAAGTATCAAATAGATTAAAAGATAAAGATATATATATTGATTTTGATGATGAAACAGAAAAGCTTCTAGTTAAAAAAGGTATAGATGTAACTTATGGTGCAAGACCATTAAGAAGAACTATAACAAGAATAATAGAAGATAAATTATCAGAAGAAATATTAAAGGGTGTTATAAAAAAAGGCGATAAAGTATATACTACAGTTGAAAATAATGAGTTAATATTTAAGAAAATCAACTAA
- the radA gene encoding DNA repair protein RadA, translating to MAKNKSVFVCQECGYEAPKWFGKCPGCNTWNSMVEEKKMDTVKSKRVGITQNNSKPESILNIKSGEFNRYDTGIGELNRVLGGGLVKGSLTLISGAPGIGKSTILLQTANNIATKIGKVLYVSGEESGEQIKIRGDRIGNISSELYILSETNLEIIEEHINSMNPVFVIIDSIQTLFKPSIESAPGSVSQVRECSNELMRIAKTKNIPLFIVAHVTKQGELAGPRVLEHMVDTVLSFEGERTQEFRILRTLKNRFGTTSEIGVFEMREEGLREIFNPSEVFLEETNFNAEGSIVIGVMEGTRPILVEIQALVTETKAIMPRRTAVGVDNARLNLILAVLEKKLKIPFYNCDVYVNVVGGIDIEGTYGDLGLALALVSSIKSREFKLNKMIVFGEIGLTGEVRPISLCDRLVNEGIKMGFENIVIPTRNKDKITTKNKNIIGVSSLKEAISKVF from the coding sequence ATGGCTAAGAATAAAAGCGTATTTGTATGCCAAGAATGTGGATATGAGGCTCCTAAATGGTTTGGAAAATGTCCTGGTTGTAACACATGGAATAGTATGGTTGAAGAAAAGAAAATGGATACTGTAAAAAGTAAAAGGGTTGGAATAACTCAAAATAACAGTAAGCCAGAGAGTATACTAAACATAAAATCAGGAGAATTTAATAGATATGATACTGGTATTGGAGAACTTAATAGGGTTTTAGGTGGAGGACTTGTTAAGGGTTCTTTAACATTAATATCAGGGGCTCCCGGTATAGGGAAGTCAACAATACTTCTTCAAACAGCAAACAACATTGCTACAAAAATAGGAAAAGTATTATATGTATCAGGAGAAGAGTCCGGTGAACAGATAAAAATAAGAGGTGACAGAATAGGAAATATATCCTCTGAACTTTATATATTATCTGAAACTAATTTAGAAATAATAGAAGAACATATTAATTCAATGAATCCAGTATTTGTTATAATAGATTCTATACAGACATTGTTTAAACCGTCTATTGAGTCAGCACCAGGAAGTGTATCTCAAGTTAGAGAGTGTTCTAATGAACTTATGAGAATAGCAAAAACTAAAAATATACCATTATTTATAGTTGCCCATGTAACAAAGCAGGGAGAACTTGCAGGACCTAGAGTATTAGAGCATATGGTAGATACAGTTTTATCATTTGAAGGTGAAAGAACTCAAGAATTTAGAATATTAAGGACATTAAAAAATAGATTTGGAACTACAAGCGAAATTGGTGTTTTTGAAATGAGAGAAGAAGGGCTTCGAGAAATCTTTAATCCTTCTGAAGTATTTTTAGAAGAAACTAATTTTAATGCAGAAGGTTCAATAGTTATAGGTGTAATGGAAGGAACTAGACCTATATTAGTAGAAATACAAGCATTAGTTACAGAAACTAAGGCAATTATGCCAAGAAGAACAGCAGTGGGTGTTGATAATGCTAGATTAAATCTTATATTAGCTGTTTTAGAGAAAAAGCTAAAAATTCCTTTTTATAATTGTGATGTTTATGTAAATGTAGTTGGAGGAATTGACATAGAGGGTACTTATGGAGATTTAGGACTTGCACTTGCATTAGTTTCAAGTATAAAAAGTAGAGAATTTAAGTTAAATAAGATGATTGTTTTTGGAGAAATTGGGTTAACAGGAGAAGTAAGACCTATTTCATTATGCGATAGACTTGTTAATGAAGGCATAAAAATGGGATTTGAGAATATTGTTATACCAACTAGAAATAAAGATAAAATAACAACAAAAAATAAAAATATAATTGGTGTTTCATCATTAAAAGAGGCTATATCAAAAGTATTTTAA
- the disA gene encoding DNA integrity scanning diadenylate cyclase DisA has translation MRLEKDKKLIEILKITAPGTQLREGLDNILRAKTGGLIILGDSEEILEIVDGGFNIDSEYSSSYIYELAKMDGAIVLSSDLKKILYANTQLIPQASIPTFETGTRHRTAHRVTKQTGCIVIAISQRRNIITVYKNDIKYVLRDSSVILARANQALQTLEKYVSVLERVMSNLNLLEFQDLVTLFDVMTAIQRTEMVMRIVDEVERYIIELGNEGRLISMQLSELVKSVEEDGILLIRDYCKDDMDYNKIYEQIQNMSSDEILELDTISKALGYASGVPLVDTLISPRGYRMLSKIPRIPVNVIENVVNNFKELKEVMEASYEELDNVEGIGEARAKAIKNGLRRLREQFMIDKQI, from the coding sequence ATGAGGCTTGAAAAGGATAAAAAGCTTATTGAAATATTAAAGATAACAGCACCAGGAACTCAACTAAGAGAGGGACTAGATAATATTTTAAGAGCTAAAACTGGGGGACTTATAATACTTGGAGATAGTGAGGAAATATTAGAAATTGTAGATGGTGGATTTAACATAGACTCCGAATACAGTTCTTCATATATATATGAACTTGCCAAAATGGACGGAGCTATAGTTTTAAGTAGCGATTTAAAGAAAATATTATATGCAAATACGCAACTTATACCACAAGCATCTATACCAACATTTGAAACAGGCACTAGACATAGAACAGCTCATAGAGTTACAAAACAGACAGGATGTATTGTAATTGCTATATCTCAAAGAAGAAATATAATAACAGTGTATAAAAATGATATTAAATATGTATTAAGAGATAGTAGTGTAATACTTGCAAGAGCAAATCAGGCACTTCAAACTTTAGAGAAGTATGTTTCTGTTTTAGAAAGAGTAATGAGTAATTTAAACTTATTAGAATTTCAAGATTTAGTTACATTATTTGATGTAATGACAGCCATCCAAAGAACTGAAATGGTAATGAGAATAGTTGATGAAGTTGAAAGATACATAATAGAGCTTGGAAATGAAGGAAGACTTATATCAATGCAACTTAGTGAACTTGTTAAAAGTGTTGAAGAAGACGGTATACTTTTAATAAGAGATTATTGTAAAGATGATATGGACTATAATAAAATATATGAACAAATTCAAAATATGTCTTCAGATGAAATACTAGAACTTGATACAATTTCTAAAGCACTAGGATATGCTTCGGGAGTACCTCTAGTAGACACATTGATTTCACCAAGAGGATACAGAATGCTTAGCAAAATACCTAGAATACCTGTTAATGTTATTGAAAATGTAGTAAATAACTTCAAGGAACTAAAAGAAGTTATGGAGGCATCATATGAAGAACTTGATAATGTAGAAGGTATTGGAGAGGCAAGAGCTAAAGCCATTAAGAATGGACTTAGAAGATTAAGAGAACAATTTATGATAGATAAACAAATATAG
- a CDS encoding PIN/TRAM domain-containing protein: protein MFKKVLRGLFTLMGIVLGFLTGEWLLNLNQLAYFAGNTILRIVFIIFSSLILGLILFLISPVFSALITRVMEYLEDSIQRTPTIDVLIGAIGAIIGLIISIPVVSLFNDTLVLKIIGIIIVLIVSSVSADVCVKKKEDIIGVISNLKKTNTTKEKKLKASYKGTPKVLDTSVIIDGRILDICRTGFIEGTLVIPNFVLDELRHIADSSDSLKRNRGRRGLDILNKIQKELDLDIKITDKDFPEIEEVDSKLLKMAKVLKGKVITNDYNLNKVAGVQGVPVLNINELANAVKSVVLPGEEMILQIIKDGKEQEQGIAYLDDGTMIVVEGGKRHIGEVKDVIVTSVLQTAAGRMIFAKIKR from the coding sequence ATGTTTAAAAAAGTACTTAGAGGTCTTTTTACTTTAATGGGAATTGTGCTTGGATTCTTAACTGGTGAGTGGCTTCTTAATCTAAATCAACTAGCATATTTTGCTGGCAATACTATACTTAGAATTGTATTTATTATTTTTTCTTCTTTGATTCTTGGACTTATATTATTTTTAATTTCACCTGTTTTTAGTGCGTTAATAACTAGAGTTATGGAATATCTTGAAGATAGTATACAAAGAACCCCTACAATTGATGTGTTAATAGGGGCTATTGGCGCTATTATAGGATTAATAATTTCTATTCCTGTAGTGAGTTTATTTAATGACACTCTTGTGTTAAAAATAATAGGGATAATTATAGTTCTTATAGTATCATCAGTATCAGCTGATGTATGCGTCAAGAAAAAAGAAGATATAATTGGAGTTATATCTAATTTGAAAAAAACTAATACTACTAAAGAAAAGAAGCTTAAAGCTTCATATAAAGGAACTCCAAAGGTATTAGATACATCTGTAATAATTGATGGAAGAATTCTTGATATATGCAGAACAGGTTTTATAGAGGGGACACTAGTTATACCTAACTTTGTATTAGATGAATTAAGACATATAGCCGATTCTTCTGATAGTTTAAAGAGAAATAGGGGAAGACGTGGTCTTGATATATTAAATAAAATTCAAAAAGAATTAGATTTAGATATTAAGATAACAGATAAAGATTTCCCAGAAATAGAGGAAGTTGATAGTAAGCTATTGAAGATGGCTAAGGTTTTAAAAGGTAAAGTAATAACTAATGACTATAATTTAAATAAAGTAGCAGGAGTTCAAGGAGTACCAGTATTAAATATAAATGAACTTGCAAATGCTGTTAAGTCCGTAGTTCTTCCAGGAGAAGAAATGATACTTCAAATAATTAAAGATGGAAAAGAGCAGGAACAAGGAATTGCTTATTTAGACGATGGTACAATGATAGTTGTAGAAGGTGGAAAAAGACACATTGGTGAAGTGAAAGACGTTATAGTTACATCTGTATTGCAAACTGCTGCTGGTAGAATGATATTTGCAAAAATCAAGAGATAA
- the ispD gene encoding 2-C-methyl-D-erythritol 4-phosphate cytidylyltransferase encodes MSKNCAIVVAAGKGTRMNTDINKQFINLKGNPILYYTLKKFQDNTSIDNIVLVLSKDEIGYCVENVLKKYHLDKVTHIVEGGKTRQESVISGLNAVKDSEIVLIHDGARPFIEDRIIEDGIKYAKLYGASACGVKVKDTIKVIAEDGFSKDTLKREELFSVQTPQCFKYDLILNCHKKALKDNIEVTDDTSVVESYGHRVYLYEGSYNNIKITTPEDLPMGESILENIKTC; translated from the coding sequence GTGAGCAAGAATTGTGCAATTGTAGTAGCAGCAGGTAAAGGAACTAGAATGAATACTGACATAAACAAGCAGTTTATAAATTTAAAAGGAAATCCAATTTTATATTATACATTGAAGAAGTTTCAAGATAATACATCTATAGATAATATAGTTTTAGTTCTATCAAAAGATGAAATTGGGTATTGCGTGGAAAATGTATTGAAAAAGTACCATTTAGATAAAGTAACTCATATAGTTGAGGGTGGAAAAACAAGACAAGAATCTGTTATAAGTGGATTAAATGCAGTTAAAGATAGTGAAATTGTGTTAATACATGATGGAGCAAGACCATTTATAGAAGATAGAATAATTGAAGATGGAATAAAATATGCTAAATTATACGGAGCTTCTGCCTGTGGTGTAAAAGTTAAAGATACTATAAAAGTTATAGCTGAAGATGGATTTTCCAAAGATACGTTAAAGAGAGAAGAGTTATTTTCAGTTCAAACTCCACAGTGTTTTAAATATGATTTAATATTAAATTGTCACAAAAAAGCTTTAAAAGATAACATTGAAGTTACTGACGATACATCTGTTGTAGAAAGTTATGGCCATAGAGTGTATTTGTATGAGGGAAGTTATAACAATATAAAAATAACAACTCCAGAAGATTTGCCTATGGGAGAGAGTATACTAGAAAATATTAAAACATGTTAA
- the cysS gene encoding cysteine--tRNA ligase, with the protein MKLFNTMTRQKEEFKPIKDGEVSMYVCGPTVYNYFHIGNGRTFLVFDTIRRYFEYRGYKVNFIQNFTDIDDKMIKKANEENITVKELGDRFIHEYYKDADGLNIKRATANPRATEYMDEIIQFVKDLIDKGYAYEVNGDVYFSTKQFKEYGKLSGQNLDDLQAGARISVDERKKDPMDFAIWKSEKPGEPSWNCPWGKGRPGWHIECSCMAHKLLGDTIDIHAGGADLVFPHHENEIAQSEARNGKTFANYWMHSAYLNINNKKMSKSLNNFFTTREILEKYDAEVIRLFMLSAHYRTPLNFSDDLLQSAKASNERLYNAIGNLERLLDEVKVDKVTENEKEYVKNLESYKEKYIEKMDDDFNTADAISVIFDLVKDINTNINTESSKELVEYSLELIRELGKPLGILQKSTMLDLNAEIEKLIEQRQQARKDKDWALADKIRDDLKARGIVLEDTPQGVRWKREQ; encoded by the coding sequence ATGAAATTATTTAATACAATGACTAGACAAAAGGAAGAGTTTAAACCTATTAAAGACGGAGAGGTTAGCATGTATGTATGTGGACCTACAGTATATAACTATTTTCATATAGGAAACGGAAGAACTTTTTTAGTGTTTGATACTATAAGAAGATACTTTGAATACAGAGGATACAAAGTAAATTTCATTCAAAACTTTACAGATATAGATGATAAAATGATAAAAAAAGCTAATGAAGAAAATATCACTGTAAAAGAATTAGGAGATAGATTCATACACGAATACTATAAAGATGCAGATGGATTAAATATAAAAAGAGCTACTGCTAATCCAAGAGCTACAGAATATATGGATGAAATAATACAGTTTGTTAAGGATTTAATTGATAAAGGATATGCATATGAAGTTAATGGAGATGTATATTTCAGTACAAAACAATTCAAAGAATATGGAAAATTATCAGGACAAAATTTGGATGATCTTCAAGCTGGAGCTAGAATATCAGTAGATGAGAGAAAGAAAGATCCAATGGATTTTGCTATTTGGAAAAGTGAAAAGCCAGGTGAACCTTCTTGGAATTGTCCATGGGGAAAAGGTAGACCAGGTTGGCATATAGAATGTTCTTGTATGGCTCACAAGTTATTAGGAGATACAATAGACATACATGCAGGTGGAGCTGACTTAGTGTTCCCTCATCATGAAAATGAAATAGCACAAAGTGAAGCTAGAAATGGAAAAACTTTTGCGAACTACTGGATGCATTCAGCATACCTAAACATAAATAATAAAAAGATGTCTAAGTCTTTAAATAATTTCTTTACTACAAGAGAAATATTAGAAAAGTATGATGCTGAAGTAATAAGATTATTTATGCTTTCTGCTCATTATAGAACACCACTAAACTTCAGTGACGATTTATTACAAAGTGCTAAGGCTTCTAATGAAAGACTTTATAATGCAATAGGAAACTTAGAAAGACTTTTAGATGAAGTAAAAGTAGATAAAGTTACTGAAAATGAAAAAGAATATGTTAAGAATTTAGAGTCATATAAAGAAAAATATATAGAAAAGATGGATGATGATTTTAACACTGCTGATGCAATATCTGTAATTTTTGACTTAGTAAAAGATATAAATACTAATATAAATACAGAGTCATCAAAAGAACTTGTTGAATATTCATTAGAATTAATAAGAGAACTTGGTAAACCGCTTGGAATACTTCAAAAATCTACAATGTTAGATCTAAATGCAGAAATAGAAAAACTAATAGAACAAAGACAACAAGCAAGAAAAGATAAAGATTGGGCTTTAGCTGATAAGATAAGAGATGACCTTAAAGCTCGTGGTATAGTTCTTGAAGATACTCCACAAGGGGTTAGATGGAAAAGGGAA